A window from Desulfovibrio sp. X2 encodes these proteins:
- a CDS encoding S24 family peptidase: MNFDDVLERIKKATGARTQVELANILAIRQSSISDAKRRNSVPADWYLKLYRSHGLNPDWLADGIDPMYLKPGMAESSANFQGVTETSATYGKTPSRSRVVNVSSMAGIVTEKGAWQPDYVSQLAIPETFYKPTILVVRVDGAGMEPLIRRAGYVGMDTEKTRVRSGEVYGIHVPHEGLVLKRVYFDADNNRFLLRSENAEHPEQTIPAKNAEDKILGRVVWVLQEF; the protein is encoded by the coding sequence ATGAACTTCGACGACGTTCTTGAACGGATCAAGAAGGCCACCGGCGCGCGGACCCAGGTGGAGCTGGCCAACATCCTGGCCATCCGCCAGTCCAGCATCTCCGACGCCAAGCGCCGCAATTCCGTGCCTGCCGACTGGTACCTCAAGCTCTACCGCAGCCACGGCCTGAACCCCGATTGGCTGGCGGACGGCATCGACCCCATGTACCTCAAGCCCGGCATGGCCGAATCCTCGGCCAACTTCCAGGGCGTGACCGAGACCAGCGCCACCTACGGCAAGACGCCGTCGCGCTCCCGCGTGGTCAACGTCTCCAGCATGGCCGGAATCGTCACCGAGAAGGGCGCCTGGCAGCCCGACTACGTGAGCCAGCTGGCCATCCCCGAGACTTTCTACAAGCCCACCATCCTGGTCGTGCGCGTGGACGGGGCGGGCATGGAGCCGCTCATCCGCCGCGCCGGCTACGTGGGCATGGACACGGAAAAGACCCGCGTCCGCTCCGGCGAGGTCTACGGCATCCACGTGCCGCACGAGGGCCTGGTGCTCAAGCGCGTCTACTTCGACGCCGACAACAACCGCTTCCTGCTGCGCAGCGAGAACGCCGAGCACCCGGAGCAGACCATCCCGGCCAAGAACGCCGAGGACAAGATCCTCGGCCGCGTGGTCTGGGTGCTCCAGGAGTTCTAG
- a CDS encoding LexA family transcriptional regulator, with amino-acid sequence MTRTVSLKEPFFPYGAQGDANFEERLKRLMHALEVDNASELAKALGIKHQAVSAARKRRQVPLNWLMHVSEARCVSLDWLLFGQGEMRLPGEEPLAAPPTIIGLDGYAKPLGGNGDCGREAQEYGGFKPETEHEAGQLVILPRVRPRLLPGSALFEQDEVRPGIAFQHFWLAAKGDILSMAVMEMHGTHMEPLIAQRSLLLLDRSQVEIVPGNVYALAFGEEIVVKRLDRLPGKLLLLSENPSFPAREVGWPCKEVRILARVLWTGREIA; translated from the coding sequence ATGACGCGGACGGTGTCGTTGAAGGAACCATTCTTCCCATATGGGGCGCAGGGAGACGCGAATTTCGAGGAGCGCCTCAAGAGGCTCATGCATGCCCTTGAGGTGGACAACGCGTCCGAACTGGCCAAGGCGCTCGGCATCAAGCACCAGGCAGTATCGGCTGCGCGCAAGCGCCGTCAGGTCCCGCTCAACTGGCTCATGCACGTCTCCGAGGCGCGCTGCGTCTCGCTGGACTGGCTGCTCTTCGGTCAGGGAGAGATGCGTCTGCCCGGCGAGGAGCCCCTGGCTGCGCCGCCGACCATCATCGGATTGGACGGATACGCCAAGCCCCTGGGCGGCAACGGCGACTGCGGCCGCGAGGCCCAGGAGTACGGCGGCTTCAAGCCCGAGACCGAGCACGAGGCCGGGCAGCTCGTGATCCTGCCCCGCGTGCGGCCCCGCCTGCTCCCGGGTTCGGCCCTCTTCGAGCAGGACGAGGTCCGGCCCGGCATCGCGTTCCAGCACTTCTGGCTCGCGGCCAAGGGGGACATCCTCTCCATGGCGGTCATGGAGATGCACGGCACCCACATGGAGCCGCTCATCGCCCAGCGCAGCCTGCTGCTGCTCGACCGCTCGCAGGTCGAGATCGTGCCCGGCAACGTCTATGCCCTGGCCTTCGGCGAGGAGATAGTGGTCAAACGGCTGGACCGGTTGCCCGGCAAACTGCTCCTGCTCTCCGAGAATCCTTCCTTCCCCGCGCGCGAGGTGGGCTGGCCCTGCAAGGAGGTCCGCATCCTGGCGCGCGTCCTGTGGACCGGCCGCGAGATCGCCTGA
- the hflK gene encoding FtsH protease activity modulator HflK codes for MNWDWDKLQEKRRRTQGPSMPDMDNLGEKFKKFQNMHFAGGGGKWIVLAVVLLWLASGIYIVEPDEVGVVQRFGAFERITTAGPHYHLPFPIESVQTPKVTEIRRMEIGFRSSASGIMDSSSVRSIPEESLMLTGDENIVNVQFIVQYQIKDPVDFLFNLTQQSDTVKNAAEAAMREVIGKNTIDSVLTTDKLEIQQSAMTLLQETLDRYVAGIRIIAVQLQDVYPPDEVVDAFKDVASAREDKSRFINEADAYRNDVMPKARGRAAAIINEAQAYKQSKILKSQGDASRFTAILGEYQKAKDITKKRLYLETMEEILSNPDVEKTILPEQTASRTLPFLPLTESGRAKARAKTGEAGK; via the coding sequence ATGAATTGGGACTGGGATAAACTGCAAGAAAAGCGCCGCCGTACCCAGGGACCGTCCATGCCGGACATGGACAACCTTGGAGAAAAATTCAAGAAATTTCAAAACATGCACTTCGCCGGGGGGGGCGGGAAGTGGATCGTCCTGGCCGTGGTCCTGTTGTGGCTGGCCAGCGGCATCTACATCGTCGAGCCCGACGAAGTCGGCGTGGTGCAACGCTTCGGCGCTTTCGAGCGCATCACCACCGCCGGCCCCCATTACCACCTGCCCTTTCCGATCGAATCCGTGCAGACGCCCAAGGTCACCGAGATCAGGCGCATGGAGATCGGCTTCCGCTCCTCCGCGAGCGGGATCATGGATTCCAGCTCGGTGCGCTCCATCCCCGAGGAATCGCTGATGCTCACGGGCGACGAGAACATCGTCAACGTGCAGTTCATCGTGCAGTACCAGATCAAGGATCCGGTCGATTTCCTCTTCAACCTCACGCAGCAGTCCGACACCGTGAAGAACGCGGCCGAGGCGGCCATGCGCGAGGTCATCGGCAAGAACACCATCGACAGCGTGCTGACCACGGACAAGCTGGAGATCCAGCAGAGCGCCATGACGCTCCTGCAGGAGACCCTCGACCGCTACGTGGCGGGCATCCGCATCATCGCCGTGCAGCTGCAGGACGTCTACCCGCCCGACGAGGTGGTGGACGCCTTCAAGGACGTGGCCTCGGCGCGCGAGGACAAGAGCCGCTTCATCAACGAGGCGGACGCCTACCGCAACGACGTCATGCCCAAGGCGCGCGGCCGGGCCGCGGCCATCATCAACGAGGCCCAGGCCTACAAGCAGTCCAAGATCCTGAAGTCCCAGGGCGACGCGTCGCGCTTCACGGCCATCCTCGGCGAGTACCAGAAGGCCAAGGACATCACCAAAAAGCGCCTCTACCTGGAGACCATGGAAGAGATACTGAGCAACCCGGACGTGGAGAAGACCATCCTGCCCGAGCAGACGGCGTCGCGGACCCTGCCCTTCCTGCCGCTCACGGAATCCGGCCGGGCCAAGGCCCGCGCCAAGACCGGGGAGGCCGGAAAATGA
- a CDS encoding helix-turn-helix transcriptional regulator: protein MARRVKLAREEIERIRRLKTWLAMRGLSQRDLADALEIHPSMITRIFKGQRKPGERIRQLVELGVPPHLLPPPGTRGPGRPAKNRN from the coding sequence ATGGCGCGTCGAGTGAAATTGGCGAGAGAGGAGATAGAGAGGATCCGCAGGCTGAAGACGTGGCTTGCCATGCGGGGGCTCAGCCAGCGCGATCTGGCCGACGCCCTGGAGATACATCCTTCCATGATCACGCGCATTTTCAAAGGACAGCGCAAGCCCGGAGAGCGCATCCGGCAGCTCGTCGAACTCGGGGTGCCGCCCCATCTGCTTCCTCCTCCGGGCACGCGCGGTCCGGGCAGGCCGGCCAAGAACAGGAACTAG
- a CDS encoding methyl-accepting chemotaxis protein: protein MSVRNRLFVLLGVALLAGALIFAASLAGDRLTSRVDSLRSLALDGYLAALQARRQEKNFLMRKEKDYVAQTYAHADKATEALQTLRLRDPDQAEACDKALGLLATYRKNFQAMSDIHLHIGLTDLEGLRGEFVYAARNLEAGLKDNQDKDVLIALLQMRRQEKNFLMRRDQGALDKMGKERQRLEKLIADASWLDDARRASLLGSLTKFNEAFTSVIGSEAQAEKAEQTLKTTTDELEPVLTGLREQYQAAGERMNRQMELMVLGIEVVAGVVLFLTILWIMRSVSLPLTALRAFSSKVADGDLDARLEGRFAAEFASLKDDIGRMVGQLKDRLLEVGQKERQALEQAQRAEEARAEAARMEEAARAARDRLEVSAREADEVATQVAAAAEQLAAMISQVSRGAEAQNERMAETATAMEEMNATVTEVARNAGSASDTARRAKDKALTGADMVKQAVAAIGQVSDLTEETRQGMDALGSQVESIGRIIGVINDIADQTNLLALNAAIEAARAGDAGRGFAVVADEVRKLAEKTMQATREVESSITSIQGAARDNIRKMNSAAQAVEQSAGLADSSGKAQEEILALMENNSLQAESIASAAEQQSAASEEINRAVEQVGRIASETSEGMAVSREAVANLAELAERLKDMMARMLAR, encoded by the coding sequence ATGTCGGTCAGGAACAGGCTTTTCGTGCTTTTGGGCGTCGCCCTGCTGGCGGGCGCCCTGATCTTCGCGGCCTCGCTGGCCGGGGACCGGCTCACGAGCCGGGTGGACTCCCTGCGCAGTCTGGCCCTGGACGGGTATCTCGCGGCCCTGCAGGCCAGGCGCCAGGAGAAGAACTTCCTGATGCGCAAGGAGAAGGACTACGTCGCCCAGACGTACGCGCACGCGGACAAGGCGACGGAGGCGCTGCAGACCCTGCGCCTGCGCGACCCGGACCAGGCCGAGGCCTGCGACAAGGCGCTCGGCCTGCTGGCCACCTACCGCAAGAACTTCCAGGCCATGAGCGACATCCATCTGCACATCGGCCTCACCGACCTCGAAGGGCTGCGCGGCGAGTTCGTCTACGCCGCGCGCAACCTGGAGGCCGGGCTCAAGGACAATCAGGACAAGGACGTGCTCATCGCCCTGCTCCAGATGCGGCGCCAGGAGAAGAACTTCCTCATGCGCCGCGACCAGGGCGCCCTGGACAAGATGGGCAAGGAGCGCCAGCGCCTGGAGAAGCTCATCGCCGACGCCTCCTGGCTCGACGACGCCAGGCGCGCCTCCCTGCTCGGATCGCTCACGAAGTTCAACGAGGCCTTCACCTCGGTCATCGGGAGCGAGGCCCAGGCCGAGAAGGCGGAGCAGACCCTCAAGACGACCACGGACGAGCTCGAGCCGGTGCTGACCGGGCTGCGCGAGCAGTACCAGGCCGCGGGCGAGCGCATGAACCGCCAGATGGAACTCATGGTGCTCGGCATCGAGGTGGTCGCGGGCGTGGTCCTCTTCCTGACCATCCTGTGGATCATGCGCTCCGTGAGCCTGCCGCTCACCGCCCTCAGGGCCTTCTCGTCCAAGGTCGCGGACGGCGACCTGGACGCCCGGCTCGAAGGCCGCTTCGCCGCCGAGTTCGCGAGCCTCAAGGACGACATCGGCCGCATGGTGGGCCAGCTGAAGGACAGGCTGCTCGAGGTGGGGCAGAAGGAGCGCCAGGCCCTGGAGCAGGCGCAGCGCGCCGAGGAGGCGCGGGCCGAGGCCGCGCGCATGGAGGAGGCGGCCCGCGCCGCGCGCGACCGGCTCGAGGTCTCGGCGCGCGAGGCCGACGAGGTGGCCACCCAGGTGGCGGCCGCGGCCGAGCAGCTGGCGGCCATGATCTCCCAGGTCAGCCGCGGGGCCGAGGCCCAGAACGAGCGCATGGCCGAGACCGCCACGGCCATGGAGGAGATGAACGCCACGGTCACCGAGGTCGCCAGGAACGCGGGCAGCGCCTCGGACACGGCGCGCCGGGCCAAGGACAAGGCGCTCACCGGCGCGGACATGGTCAAGCAGGCCGTGGCCGCCATCGGCCAGGTCAGCGACCTGACCGAGGAGACGCGCCAGGGCATGGACGCGCTGGGCTCCCAGGTGGAGTCCATCGGCCGCATCATAGGCGTGATCAACGACATCGCGGACCAGACCAACCTGCTGGCCCTGAACGCCGCCATCGAGGCCGCGCGCGCGGGCGACGCGGGCCGGGGCTTCGCCGTGGTCGCGGACGAGGTGCGCAAGCTGGCCGAGAAGACCATGCAGGCCACGCGCGAGGTGGAGTCCTCCATCACCTCCATCCAGGGCGCGGCGCGCGACAACATCCGCAAGATGAACAGCGCGGCCCAGGCAGTGGAGCAGAGCGCCGGGCTGGCCGACTCCTCGGGCAAGGCCCAGGAGGAGATCCTGGCCCTCATGGAGAACAACAGCCTGCAGGCCGAGAGCATCGCCTCGGCGGCCGAGCAGCAGTCCGCGGCCAGCGAGGAGATCAACCGCGCCGTGGAGCAGGTGGGCCGCATCGCCTCCGAGACCTCGGAAGGCATGGCCGTGTCCCGCGAGGCCGTGGCCAACCTGGCCGAGCTGGCCGAGCGGCTGAAGGACATGATGGCCCGCATGCTGGCCCGGTAG
- the panB gene encoding 3-methyl-2-oxobutanoate hydroxymethyltransferase: MPGRLTAPDIRAMKGRARIVVLTAYDACSAQLAERGGADVLLVGDSLGMVVLGHDDTLSVTMDDMVLHSRSVSRAATRALVVADMPFGSYHEDVPQAVRNAVRLMAEGGARAVKVEGAAHLPAVKAMIAAGVPVMGHLGLTPQRVAELGGYKVQGRTADAADAILREAASLAEAGCFALVLECVPSPVAERISAALPIPTIGIGAGPSCDGQVLVFHDVLGLYDRFTPRFVKRYAELGTLAANALSAYAADVRSGAFPAPEHGYDMSEEELDRLYGGSTRGK, encoded by the coding sequence ATGCCGGGCAGACTGACCGCCCCCGACATCCGGGCCATGAAAGGCCGCGCGCGCATCGTCGTGCTCACCGCGTACGACGCCTGCTCCGCCCAGCTCGCCGAGCGCGGCGGGGCCGACGTGCTGCTCGTGGGAGACTCGCTGGGCATGGTCGTGCTCGGCCACGACGACACCCTCTCCGTGACCATGGACGACATGGTCCTGCACAGCCGCTCCGTCTCCCGCGCGGCCACCCGCGCCCTGGTCGTGGCGGATATGCCCTTCGGCTCCTACCACGAGGACGTCCCCCAGGCCGTGCGCAACGCCGTGCGCCTGATGGCAGAGGGCGGAGCCCGCGCCGTCAAGGTCGAAGGCGCCGCCCACCTGCCCGCCGTCAAGGCCATGATCGCCGCGGGCGTGCCGGTCATGGGGCACCTCGGCCTCACGCCGCAGCGCGTGGCCGAGCTCGGCGGCTACAAGGTCCAGGGCCGCACCGCCGACGCCGCGGACGCCATCCTCAGGGAGGCGGCGAGCCTGGCCGAGGCGGGCTGCTTCGCCCTGGTCCTGGAATGCGTCCCCTCGCCCGTGGCCGAACGCATAAGCGCCGCCCTGCCCATCCCCACCATCGGCATCGGCGCGGGACCCTCCTGCGACGGGCAGGTCCTCGTCTTCCACGACGTGCTCGGCCTCTACGACCGCTTCACGCCCCGCTTCGTCAAACGCTACGCCGAGCTCGGCACGCTCGCCGCAAACGCCCTCTCGGCCTACGCCGCCGACGTGCGCAGCGGCGCCTTCCCCGCGCCCGAGCACGGCTACGACATGTCCGAGGAGGAGCTGGACCGCCTCTACGGCGGCTCCACGCGCGGCAAATGA
- a CDS encoding GGDEF domain-containing protein — protein MVMDIFQGFAATSRLRRNGRQQGELPYSFGFLSLSERNRIEEHLGQGGSLCLLLFEIKNFLVFSNLFGSDITAVILEAMSREVSTLTREYCPCAFTYVERLSEGKVMVLCARTDNPVPELQDITAGIRLKLKAGLKGTSLKLTGQTLDVAAGCALICQLGMHPLEHSLYSALCDAQHVARGELDTSTLSLLAEFREILGSSMLRVVYQPIVDFRTSEILAWEALTRGPADTYFQSPSVLFDFAEEVGQLFALEKVCREAAITKIGPVAPGQKIFLNIHPRTLVDPSFSTGETLKLLSQCGLGPSNVVFEITERHSIRDFTLFHRTLEHYRNQGFQVAVDDVGTGYSGLWTIAELRPDYIKVDMSLIREIDKNPVKRALIETFVAFAEKIGCRLIAEGIETETELRCLMGLGVHYGQGYFLHVPAFPKPVPENPLPAGRASIGETIRKELKCSIPVRELAEKAYDVPAATKVSEVKELLQGKEPISAVVVAEEGRPVGLVMSHHLDRALSTRYGMSLYFHREITRIMDASAMIVEGGEPVENVAKASMNRDKYKIYDHIVVTEAGRLAGIVSVQKILDTLAAVQVEMAKGANPLTGFPGNVAIETELERRSQAGLPFSIVYADLDNFKVYNDTYGFKDGDNVLLLLAKIMSWAVKRHGVPGEDFVGHVGGDDFVLICSQERAERICRGIVRCFGRQVRGCYCEEVRNRGSIIAKDRNGEIASFPLVSVSLAVVDCAGACTLSAIGNRAAEMKKYVKSLPGNSFARDRRGPVGDGEADCGCACA, from the coding sequence ATGGTCATGGACATCTTCCAGGGATTTGCGGCCACGAGCAGGCTCAGACGCAACGGGCGCCAGCAGGGGGAGTTGCCCTATTCCTTCGGTTTCCTGAGCCTCTCCGAACGCAACCGGATAGAGGAGCACCTGGGACAGGGCGGCAGCCTCTGCCTGCTCCTCTTCGAGATCAAGAACTTCCTCGTCTTCTCCAACCTCTTCGGCAGCGACATCACCGCCGTCATCCTCGAGGCCATGAGCCGCGAGGTGAGCACCCTGACCCGCGAGTACTGCCCCTGCGCCTTCACCTACGTGGAGCGCCTCTCCGAGGGCAAGGTCATGGTCCTGTGCGCGCGGACCGACAACCCCGTGCCCGAACTGCAGGACATCACCGCGGGCATCCGCCTGAAGCTCAAGGCCGGACTCAAGGGCACCTCCCTCAAGCTCACCGGACAGACCCTGGACGTGGCCGCGGGCTGCGCCCTCATCTGCCAGCTCGGCATGCACCCGCTCGAGCACTCCCTGTACAGCGCCCTGTGCGACGCCCAGCACGTGGCCCGGGGCGAGCTCGACACGAGCACCCTCTCGCTCCTCGCCGAGTTCCGCGAGATACTCGGCTCCTCCATGCTGCGCGTGGTCTACCAGCCCATCGTCGACTTCCGCACCAGCGAGATCCTGGCCTGGGAGGCCCTGACGCGCGGCCCGGCCGACACCTACTTCCAGAGCCCCTCCGTGCTCTTCGACTTCGCCGAGGAGGTCGGCCAGCTCTTCGCCCTGGAAAAGGTCTGCCGCGAGGCCGCCATCACCAAGATCGGCCCGGTCGCGCCCGGACAGAAGATCTTCCTCAACATCCACCCCCGCACCCTGGTCGACCCGAGCTTCTCCACCGGCGAGACCCTGAAGCTCCTGAGCCAGTGCGGCCTCGGCCCCTCCAACGTGGTCTTCGAGATCACCGAGCGCCACTCCATCCGCGACTTCACCCTCTTCCACCGCACCCTGGAGCACTACCGCAACCAGGGCTTCCAGGTGGCCGTGGACGACGTGGGCACCGGCTACTCCGGCCTGTGGACCATCGCCGAGCTCCGACCCGACTACATCAAGGTGGACATGTCCCTCATCCGGGAGATCGACAAGAACCCGGTCAAGCGCGCCCTCATCGAGACCTTCGTCGCCTTCGCCGAGAAGATCGGCTGCCGCCTCATCGCCGAAGGCATCGAGACCGAGACCGAACTGCGCTGCCTCATGGGACTCGGCGTGCACTACGGCCAGGGCTACTTCCTCCACGTGCCCGCCTTCCCCAAGCCCGTCCCGGAGAACCCCCTGCCCGCGGGGCGCGCCTCCATCGGCGAGACCATCAGGAAGGAGCTCAAATGCTCCATCCCCGTGCGCGAGCTGGCCGAGAAGGCCTACGACGTGCCCGCCGCCACCAAGGTCAGCGAGGTCAAGGAGCTGCTCCAGGGCAAGGAGCCGATCAGCGCCGTGGTCGTGGCCGAGGAGGGCCGCCCCGTGGGCCTGGTCATGAGCCACCACCTCGACCGCGCCCTGTCCACGCGCTACGGCATGTCGCTCTATTTCCACCGCGAGATCACCCGCATCATGGACGCCTCGGCCATGATCGTGGAGGGCGGAGAGCCCGTGGAGAACGTCGCCAAGGCCTCCATGAACCGCGACAAGTACAAGATCTACGACCACATCGTGGTCACCGAGGCCGGACGCCTCGCGGGCATCGTCTCCGTGCAGAAGATCCTCGACACCCTGGCCGCCGTCCAGGTCGAGATGGCCAAGGGCGCCAACCCCCTCACCGGGTTCCCCGGCAACGTGGCCATCGAGACCGAGCTCGAACGCCGCAGCCAGGCGGGCCTGCCCTTCAGCATCGTCTACGCCGACCTCGACAACTTCAAGGTCTACAACGACACCTACGGCTTCAAGGACGGCGACAACGTGCTCCTGCTCCTGGCCAAGATCATGTCCTGGGCCGTCAAGCGCCACGGCGTGCCCGGCGAGGACTTCGTGGGACACGTGGGCGGCGACGACTTCGTGCTCATCTGCTCCCAGGAACGTGCCGAGCGCATCTGCCGCGGCATCGTCCGCTGCTTCGGCCGCCAGGTGCGCGGCTGCTACTGCGAGGAGGTCCGCAATCGCGGCTCCATCATCGCCAAGGACCGCAACGGCGAAATCGCCTCCTTCCCCCTCGTCTCCGTCTCCCTGGCCGTGGTCGACTGCGCCGGGGCCTGCACCCTCTCCGCCATCGGCAACCGCGCCGCCGAAATGAAGAAATACGTCAAATCCCTGCCCGGCAACTCCTTCGCCCGCGACCGCCGCGGTCCCGTGGGCGACGGCGAGGCCGACTGCGGCTGCGCCTGCGCGTAG
- the hflC gene encoding protease modulator HflC, with protein sequence MNRKPMILIVALAAVFILAQQCLYEVNQTEKAIVLQLGKPLPGVRGPGLHVKLPFVQNVVFFDTRLLDYDSKPSEVITKDKKALVLDNYTKWRIVEPLQFYRTVRTIPRALSRLDDIVYSEMRQALGQYELGDIVSQKRADIMHQVTESSNKLVHEYGIEVLDVRIKGTDLPPENERAIFGRMRAERERQAKQYRSEGMEESTKIKAATDKEKAIILAEAEKQGEILRGEGDAEATRIYAEALSKGPDFYEFQRSLEAYRNSFKSDTRVVLTPDSPFLKYMAQPR encoded by the coding sequence ATGAACCGCAAGCCCATGATCCTCATCGTCGCCCTGGCGGCCGTCTTCATCCTCGCGCAGCAGTGCCTCTACGAGGTCAACCAGACCGAGAAGGCCATCGTGCTGCAGCTCGGCAAGCCCCTGCCCGGGGTGCGCGGCCCGGGGCTGCACGTCAAGCTGCCCTTCGTCCAGAACGTGGTCTTCTTCGACACGCGCCTGCTCGACTACGATTCCAAGCCCTCCGAGGTCATCACCAAGGACAAGAAGGCCCTGGTGCTGGACAACTACACCAAGTGGCGCATCGTGGAGCCCCTGCAGTTCTACCGCACGGTGCGCACCATCCCGCGCGCCCTGTCCAGGCTCGACGACATCGTCTACTCCGAGATGCGCCAGGCGCTCGGCCAGTACGAGCTCGGCGACATCGTCTCGCAGAAGCGGGCCGACATCATGCACCAGGTGACCGAGTCGTCCAACAAGCTGGTCCACGAGTACGGCATCGAGGTCCTGGACGTGCGTATCAAGGGCACGGACCTGCCGCCCGAGAACGAGCGGGCCATCTTCGGCCGCATGCGCGCCGAGCGTGAGCGCCAGGCCAAGCAGTACCGCTCCGAGGGCATGGAGGAATCGACCAAGATCAAGGCCGCCACGGACAAGGAGAAGGCCATCATCCTGGCCGAGGCCGAGAAGCAGGGCGAGATCCTGCGCGGCGAGGGCGACGCCGAGGCCACGCGCATCTACGCCGAGGCCCTTTCCAAGGGGCCGGACTTCTACGAGTTCCAGCGCAGCCTCGAGGCCTACCGCAACAGCTTCAAGTCCGACACGCGCGTGGTCCTCACGCCGGACAGCCCCTTCCTGAAATACATGGCCCAGCCGCGCTAG
- a CDS encoding DUF1566 domain-containing protein: MDSSFPPSDPLSVPTVLPPLWSGLDGCYDPEGLAIDCRGTWQDADLRPGLAWPEPRFEPAGDGIVLDRLTGLCWSSSANPFSFPMTWEEGLRSVAAWNAHAHLGRTDWRMPNRVELRSIVSHGARKPALPKGHPFRDVFLGWVWSSTSAAIAPTHAWRVHLEGGRTFYGRKVEESLVWPVAGTSAVLPRSGQTLCYDAKGGEIACTALAAGQDGGLGLGGAWPKPRFAEPEDGGEGVLDRLTGLVWARLADQARSGDAPGLTDWAGALALAAEARERSGLPWRLPAITELESLVDCSRAEPALPGGHPFAHPGEAYWSATSSYYGPDWAYCLYLHKGAVGVGYKPGPEFLVWLVRSLPSPA; this comes from the coding sequence ATGGACTCTTCCTTCCCTCCCTCCGATCCCCTCTCCGTCCCGACCGTGCTGCCCCCCCTGTGGAGCGGGCTCGACGGCTGCTACGATCCCGAGGGCCTGGCGATCGACTGCCGCGGAACCTGGCAGGACGCGGACCTGCGCCCGGGCCTCGCCTGGCCCGAGCCGCGCTTCGAGCCCGCGGGCGACGGCATCGTCCTCGACCGCCTGACCGGCCTTTGCTGGTCCAGCTCGGCCAACCCCTTCTCCTTTCCCATGACCTGGGAGGAGGGGCTGCGCTCCGTGGCCGCGTGGAACGCGCACGCCCACTTGGGCCGCACGGACTGGCGCATGCCCAACCGCGTGGAGCTGCGCAGCATCGTCTCCCACGGCGCGCGCAAGCCCGCCCTGCCGAAGGGCCACCCCTTCCGGGACGTCTTTCTGGGCTGGGTCTGGAGCTCGACCAGCGCGGCCATCGCGCCCACGCACGCCTGGCGCGTGCACCTGGAGGGCGGCCGCACCTTCTACGGCCGCAAGGTGGAGGAGAGCCTGGTCTGGCCCGTGGCCGGGACCTCGGCCGTGCTGCCGCGAAGCGGCCAGACGCTCTGCTACGACGCCAAGGGCGGCGAGATCGCCTGCACCGCGCTCGCGGCCGGGCAGGACGGCGGGCTGGGCCTGGGCGGGGCATGGCCAAAGCCCCGCTTCGCGGAGCCGGAAGACGGCGGCGAGGGCGTGCTGGACAGGCTGACCGGCCTCGTCTGGGCCCGCCTGGCGGACCAGGCGCGCAGCGGCGACGCCCCCGGCCTCACGGACTGGGCAGGGGCCCTGGCCCTGGCCGCAGAGGCGCGGGAGCGGAGCGGCCTGCCCTGGCGCCTGCCCGCGATAACGGAGCTCGAATCCCTGGTGGACTGCTCGCGCGCCGAACCCGCCCTGCCCGGGGGCCATCCCTTCGCCCACCCCGGCGAGGCCTACTGGTCCGCCACGAGCAGCTACTACGGCCCGGACTGGGCCTACTGCCTCTACCTGCACAAGGGAGCCGTGGGCGTGGGCTACAAGCCCGGGCCGGAATTCCTCGTCTGGCTCGTGCGCAGCCTCCCGTCCCCGGCCTGA
- a CDS encoding helix-turn-helix domain-containing protein: MNLPREALRDAGQFEEVYARVMQAAGAETQMDLARRLGIRQSSVSDAKKKRRVPSSWVLSLCIESGWNPRWLLTGEPPRRLVAGGKVSREKIAEESGELMIVAVHSPEICRIGQEWVSPEISRICIPVGYDCPGLLVLPAGEGGFEPHIRRGAYVGIETARASVADGDIYAVLLPEAGLVFRRVFLDIGREALQLRGEDKDAPLLTIPLGQKDARLVGRVAWTLQRL; encoded by the coding sequence ATGAATTTACCACGCGAGGCCTTACGGGACGCCGGGCAGTTCGAGGAAGTCTATGCTCGGGTCATGCAGGCCGCCGGGGCCGAAACCCAGATGGATCTGGCCAGACGCCTCGGAATCAGGCAATCCAGCGTTTCGGACGCCAAGAAGAAACGCCGAGTCCCCTCGTCCTGGGTTCTCTCCCTGTGCATCGAGTCGGGCTGGAATCCGCGCTGGCTGCTGACCGGCGAGCCGCCCCGGCGCCTGGTGGCCGGAGGCAAGGTGAGTCGCGAGAAGATCGCCGAGGAATCCGGAGAACTGATGATCGTGGCGGTGCATTCGCCCGAGATCTGCAGGATAGGGCAGGAATGGGTCTCGCCCGAGATATCCCGCATCTGCATCCCCGTGGGCTACGACTGCCCGGGGCTCCTGGTCCTTCCCGCGGGCGAGGGGGGGTTCGAGCCGCACATCAGGCGTGGCGCCTACGTGGGCATAGAGACGGCGCGGGCGAGCGTGGCGGACGGCGACATCTACGCCGTGCTCCTACCCGAGGCCGGGCTGGTCTTCCGCCGCGTCTTCCTGGACATAGGCCGCGAGGCCCTGCAACTGCGGGGGGAGGACAAGGACGCCCCCCTGCTGACCATCCCCCTGGGACAGAAGGACGCGCGGCTCGTGGGCCGCGTGGCCTGGACGCTGCAGCGGCTCTAG